In Antedon mediterranea chromosome 10, ecAntMedi1.1, whole genome shotgun sequence, one genomic interval encodes:
- the LOC140060938 gene encoding uncharacterized protein: protein MEKEIVPVNNCEKNNVNNPESISPKRPRKSRKSAIIAPNIPMLVKEKSGDYFVKENVTRELPRVDTNSDFTYESLNGSQSELIQEVIEIEPPVSIRAFKERPSHENFILYGLLTPALCLVPGIDGHDALTKSFTELHGENRELKLAAAHIEDALSGRGKYGKAWSYFKDKFGRWCFTMIESSWFNRLVLFMTVVHLILTFLEPPGDVTYIVAVFVLTPICLLVYALDVFVRIKFLSWRIFWTLDENKWTRVEFVFVFLYTIDFIMLILDSALSIRIVQPFRCLRAAVILCKSRNVGHIYDVVTSIVLKLGKVFFIIFAFIMLFSAVGVHLFMEDYQRIPMDYNCTDNYTTTETSVYFGAFNNIGVSFLRMFVLLSTENYPEIMIPAYIPNPFSFFYFGIYLFVGVFFLTAILLAIIVDSYWEFAKKDVKKERSRERAELAKAWNLLDPLGSGRLDVDDSRFLKLFNMLRPKNTEQMNLQLINYLDSNGDQEIDSFEWTIRLSEALSFEFEETKNDDIEKFPKWFQAICRTARTIDRSVAFSKTILVLIFIHSLLFCIRWKGQSIEEIFAIQITKSVIVSIFFIELALRIIGENTNLLDPVELLDVMLLITAIVSNLLWYIDDMDDAFTSLHTTCTVVSGLAVFFRLGFNLYQTKKLIILFKNRIFPVMFDLIVLVFIIIYFYAIIGFEAFSNKERDPTYSSSHYDYCCGLGFDTFSCALLVIFQIVTTSNWHEIMNSVMKSVSDATCLYFVSCYVVINLVVMNLFVAIAIEAFNKLGTEKELEAAEKESENETQEEEEDEEEEKGKLNSAKTFLNNIFESSRVEEEKERSVRPTNSPRMRRPSRVSIVHQNPGMSPFVMSPVLSPQLSPTTVVEEDASQSDEDTSDLKNMTPEEKREHRIKKKRAKKKKKRLNKTNPKTKIMVVTAYRGTKDQELDLIVGDEVEVIQKQDDWWEGKIRGRKGWFPASHVREVKRKPVEQPELQERQGSSPPVAAWTDNHRNSNPNSSLPLTSQANNGVNRSPNPPAHRNAAPPQRKVGPREVVTAMNAVPKLKVKNKGDWRREILGDITVMNPEEMKALNKILRSGSLGGSLPIKKQSLISDIVEEEEEPAAPVKPDEPTSPFTLPIFNFERAPTLDFVEETVESESADKTDDDDDDMKDAESLINHIDTLTVETPEIPSELKKKKQKEKTKPGEMPAWMKNFVASKQINIAADQFDETDLDKESNKSDKDPGSLLSLPGMVEMDDVSTVQD, encoded by the exons ATGGAGAAAGAAATTGTGCCAGTAAACAATTGTGAAAAAAATAACGTTAATAATCCGGAATCAATCAGTCCGAAAAGACCTAGGAAGTCACGAAAAAGTGCCATAATAGCACCAAATATTCCAATGCTTGTAAAAGAGAAAAGTGGAGATTATTTTGTTAAAGAGAATGTTACTAGAGAGCTTCCTAGGGTCGATACGAATTCAGATTTTACTTACGAGTCTTTGAACGGATCGCAGAGCGAGTTGATACAAGAAGTGATTGAGATCGAACCTCCAGTTTCGATACGTGCGTTTAAGGAAAGACCTTCCCAcgaaaattttattttatatggaCTACTTACTCCAGCTCTATGTCTTGTTCCTGGAATTGATGGG cATGATGCATTGACTAAAAGCTTTACAGAATTACATGGCGAGAATCGTGAATTGAAATTAGCGGCAGCACACATTGAAGATGCCCTCAGTGGAAGGGGAAAATATGGCAAGGCATGGTCGTATTTCAAAGATAAATTTGGACGATG GTGCTTTACGATGATAGAGAGTAGTTGGTTTAATCGTCTGGTTTTGTTTATGACTGTAGTTCAtctaatattaacatttttagaaCCACCAGGAGATGT caCATATATCGTAGCAGTGTTTGTGCTTACCCCCATCTGTCTGTTAGTATATGCACTGGATGTATTCGTTCGAATTAAATTTCTATCATGGAGAATATTTTGGACTTTGGATGAAAATAAATGGACAAG AGTGgagtttgtatttgtttttctttacaccatagattttattatgttaatattgGATTCAGCATTATCAATA cgTATTGTTCAACCTTTTCGATGTCTTCGTGCAGCAGTAATACTTTGTAAATCCAGAAATGTTGGTCATATCTACGATGTTGTAACatcaattgttttaaaattaggGAAG gtgtttttcattatttttgcaTTCATCATGCTGTTTTCCGCAGTGGGCGTTCACTTGTTTATGGAGGATTACCAAAGGATACCCATGGACTACAATTGTACAGATAATTATACCACCACCGAGACTAGTGTTTATTTTGg TGCTTTCAATAATATTGGCGTCTCTTTTTTAAGAATGTTTGTTTTGCTTTCAACTGAAAATTACCCA GAAATAATGATTCCAGCGTATATTCCCAATCCATTTAGTTTTTTCTACTTTggtatatatttgtttgttggtGTTTTCTTCCTCACCGCAATCTTGCTAGCTATTATTGTGGATAGTTATTG GGAATTTGCcaaaaaagatgttaaaaaGGAAAGGTCTCGAGAAAGAGCAGAGTTAGCCAAGGCATGGAATCTCCTTGATCCTTTGGGAAGTGGTCGTCTGGACGTCGATGACAGCAGGTTTCTGAAACTTTTCAATATGCTCCGGCCAAAG aACACAGAACAAATGAATCTTcagttaataaattatttagatAGTAATGGCGATCAAGAGATTGATTCTTTTGAGTGGACAATAAGACTTTCTGAAGCTCTTAGCTTTGAGTTTGAAGAGACAAAGAATGATGACATT GAAAAGTTTCCAAAATGGTTCCAGGCAATATGTCGAACAGCACGAACAATTGATCGATCTGTTGCATTCTCCAAGACTATTCTTGTGCTGATATTTATTCACAG CCTACTGTTTTGTATTCGCTGGAAAGGACAAAGTATTGAGGAGATATTTGCAATACAAATTACTAAATCAGTCATTGTTAGCATATTCTTT ATTGAATTGGCGCTAAGGATTATTGGAGAAAACACAAATTTACTTGATCCTGTAGAACTGCTCGATGTAATGCTTCTGATTACTGCTATTGTTTCCAACCTTCTTTGGTACATTGATGATATGGACGACGCGTTTACGTCACTTCACACTACGTGCACAGTTGTCTCGGGCCTTGCGGTGTTCTTTAGACTTGGATTCAACCTGTACCAG aCGAAGAAGCTGATTATACTGTTTAAAAACAGAATATTTCCAGTCATGTTTGACCTTATTGTTCTCGTCTTCATCATAAT TTATTTCTACGCCATAATTGGATTTGAAGCATTCAGTAATAAAGAGCGTGACCCTACATACTCTTCCAGTCACTATGACTACTGCTGTGGGCTTGGCTTTGATACCTTTTC GTGTGCTCTTCTTGTAATCTTCCAAATAGTGACAACTAGCAACTGGCATGAGATTATGAACTCT gtcATGAAGTCAGTATCTGATGCTACATGTCTCTACTTTGTGTCGTGTTATGTTGTCATCAACTTAGTTGTGATGAA CTTGTTTGTTGCCATAGCAATTGAAGCATTCAATAAGTTAGGAACAGAGAAGGAATTGGAAGCCGCAGAGAAGGAAAGTGAAAATGAGACacaggaggaggaggaggatgaagaagaggaaaag GGTAAACTGAATTCTGCGAAGACGTTCCTCAATAACATATTTGAAAGCTCCCGA GTGGAAGAAGAAAAGGAGCGTAGTGTTAGACCAACAAATAGTCCTCGTATGAGGAGGCCGAGTAGAGTT agCATTGTTCATCAAAACCCTGGCATGTCTCCATTTGTGATGTCTCCAGTGTTAAGTCCACAATTAAGCCCTACTACAGTAGTTGAAGAAGATGCAAGTCAGAGT GATGAAGATACTTCAGATTTAAAGAACATGACACCAGAAGAAAAGAGAGAACACAGGATAAAGAAAAAAAGAgcaaaaaagaagaagaaaaggtTGAATAAAACTAATCCAAAAACAAAGATCATGGTGGTGACTGCTTATCGGGGAACTAAAGACCAAGAACTCGATCTTATTGTTGGAGATGAAGTTGAAGTAATACAAAAG CAAGATGATTGGTGGGAAGGCAAGATCCGAGGTCGTAAAGGATGGTTTCCAGCCTCCCATGTTAGAGAGGTAAAACGAAAACCTGTAGAGCAACCTGAACTGCAAGAGAGGCAAGGTTCCAGCCCACCAGTTGCTGCCTGGACAGATAATCACAGAAACAGCAATCCAAACTCTAGTCTT cCTCTTACAAGTCAAGCCAATAATGGCGTCAATCGCTCACCAAATCCACCGGCCCATCGTAATGCGGCACCACCACAACGTAAAGTAGGGCCACGTGAAGTTGTGACGGCAATGAATGCTGTTCCTAAGTTGAAAGTGAAGAACAAAGGTGATTGGAGACGAGAAATTCTTGGTGACATTACGGTTATGAATCCAGAAGAG ATGAAGGCGTTGAATAAGATTCTTCGATCAGGTTCACTTGGTGGG TCTTTACCCATCAAGAAGCAATCCCTGAT ATCTGATATAGTAGAGGAAGAAGAGGAACCAGCTGCACCTGTGAAACCTGATGAACCAACTTCGCCATTTACACTTCCAATA TTTAACTTTGAAAGGGCGCCAACCTTAGATTTTGTAGAAGAGACAGTAGAGTCAGAATCTGCTGATAAAACAG acgacgacgatgatgatatGAAAGACGCAGAGTCGCTCATAAATCATATTG ATACCCTGACTGTAGAAACACCAGAAATACCGTCAGAATTGAAAAAGAAGAAAcagaaagagaaaacaaaaccAGGAGAGATGCCGGCCTGGATGAAAAACTTTGTCGCCAGTAAGCAAATCAATATTGCTGCCGATCAGTTTGACGAAACAGATCTTGACAAGGAGTCAAATAAATCAGACAAAGATCCAGG GTCTCTGCTTTCGTTACCAGGAATGGTTGAAATGGACGACGTTAGCACCGTTCAAGATTAG